One Acidobacteriaceae bacterium genomic region harbors:
- a CDS encoding TatD family hydrolase: protein MWVDSHCHLDSYEDLPQVLENARAAQVNTLLAIGIGEGPDEMHRALELAHTHPEIFATAGIHPQEAHRATPEALEKLATLAADQRCLAVGEIGLDYYHLENPEIPVQQAAFIAQMQIAAEAGRPITIHCRTSELATPAAKARFGAADAWEDLLSLIAEHWTPTGLPGIMHCFSGNQEQAERSIAVGFYLSFAGNVTYPKSTLIQGVARVAPADRILVETDAPFLAPGTLRGQRNEPANTALTGEFVAELRGVSTAEFAAQTTENFFRLFPSARRV from the coding sequence ATGTGGGTAGATTCGCACTGTCATTTGGATAGCTATGAGGACCTTCCGCAGGTGCTCGAAAATGCGCGCGCCGCGCAGGTGAACACGCTGCTTGCGATTGGGATTGGCGAGGGGCCGGATGAGATGCACCGCGCGCTGGAACTGGCGCACACGCATCCGGAGATCTTCGCAACCGCGGGAATTCATCCGCAGGAGGCGCATCGCGCGACTCCTGAAGCGCTCGAGAAGCTGGCCACGCTTGCCGCAGACCAGCGCTGCCTCGCTGTGGGTGAGATCGGGCTCGACTACTACCATCTCGAAAACCCTGAGATCCCAGTGCAGCAGGCTGCGTTTATCGCGCAGATGCAAATCGCTGCCGAGGCCGGCAGGCCGATTACGATTCACTGCCGCACCTCGGAGCTCGCCACACCCGCGGCAAAGGCAAGGTTCGGCGCAGCCGATGCATGGGAGGACCTGCTGTCGCTGATCGCCGAACACTGGACGCCGACGGGTCTTCCCGGCATCATGCATTGCTTCTCCGGCAACCAGGAACAGGCGGAGCGATCGATCGCTGTAGGCTTCTATCTCTCGTTTGCGGGAAATGTGACATACCCGAAATCGACGCTGATCCAGGGGGTCGCGCGCGTTGCACCTGCCGATCGCATTCTCGTCGAGACGGATGCTCCCTTCCTCGCACCGGGTACTTTGCGCGGGCAGCGCAATGAGCCCGCGAATACGGCTCTTACCGGCGAGTTTGTAGCCGAATTACGCGGTGTTTCGACCGCTGAATTCGCGGCGCAGACGACCGAGAACTTCTTCCGGCTTTTCCCTTCCGCCCGGCGGGTGTGA
- a CDS encoding VWA domain-containing protein, translating to MTRFARGLLFVFLLSIVPFGLAQQPAATNQAPGSAQAAPTPAETLHAGTQLVIVDVVVQDKNGHAVHGLTRDNFMLTEQKKPQTIRNFEEHSATADQKPGPPVRPMPPGVFTNYTPVPPDSTLNILLIDALNTPMQDQMYVRQQLLDYVKHAKAGVNVAVFGLTNRLIMLQGFTTDPAVLRAAVEHHLIARGSNLLDDPVGGGTGPEKLSDVMQDSAPAGGADAAMFAQTLASVQQFEAEQSALQTRMRTQYTLDAFNTLAHYLANFPGRKNLIWFSGSFPLQVEPDPTLNDPFAAMEDSNGEFRETTNLLTMAQTSVYPVDARGLMTPPMFNASNPTRYGRNPARFNGDAQKFLQSQADEHMTMEQMASDTGGHAFYNTNALSAAVAKAIDAGSNYYTITYSPTDKNWNGSYRNIHVDLTGTAAMQYAKLEYRHGYYADDPQQPPKKKGQLPTNTGPTPAQLEDHAKEAYTRAALTRGAPAPADILFKVRVLPLTGKNEDTLAPGNKADPNGRMKAPYRTFVVDYLALPGDFSMMPQADGHHTGSIEFAIMVYDADGNVLDISDRDISLNLDPDKYKKFESNPVRFQMQVSAPVKQESFMRLIIRDDPTNHYGVVEIPTAEVGHLPALENQNAPASPAKPTPDDQGKQ from the coding sequence ATGACGCGTTTCGCTCGCGGCCTGCTGTTCGTATTCCTGCTGTCAATCGTTCCCTTCGGGCTTGCGCAGCAGCCAGCTGCAACAAACCAGGCACCCGGGAGCGCGCAGGCTGCACCCACACCTGCGGAGACCCTGCACGCGGGCACTCAGCTCGTCATCGTTGATGTTGTCGTGCAGGACAAAAACGGCCATGCGGTGCATGGGCTGACACGCGACAACTTCATGCTCACGGAGCAGAAGAAACCACAGACGATTCGGAATTTTGAGGAGCACAGTGCGACGGCAGATCAGAAGCCCGGTCCACCGGTGCGACCGATGCCCCCGGGCGTCTTCACCAACTACACACCAGTTCCGCCGGACAGTACCCTCAATATCCTGCTCATCGATGCATTGAACACGCCGATGCAGGACCAGATGTACGTGCGGCAGCAGCTGCTGGATTATGTGAAGCATGCCAAAGCGGGCGTCAACGTCGCGGTGTTTGGGCTGACTAACCGGCTGATCATGCTGCAGGGCTTTACCACAGACCCGGCCGTCCTGAGGGCGGCAGTTGAGCATCATCTCATTGCGCGCGGCTCAAACCTGCTGGACGATCCGGTGGGCGGCGGCACGGGTCCGGAGAAGCTTTCCGACGTGATGCAGGATTCGGCTCCCGCCGGAGGCGCTGATGCCGCGATGTTCGCCCAGACGCTCGCCTCGGTTCAGCAGTTCGAGGCCGAGCAATCAGCACTGCAGACGAGGATGCGCACGCAATACACGCTGGATGCGTTCAATACGCTGGCGCACTATCTCGCGAATTTCCCCGGCCGCAAGAATCTCATATGGTTTTCCGGCTCGTTCCCGCTGCAGGTTGAGCCCGATCCAACGCTGAACGACCCGTTCGCAGCGATGGAAGACTCGAATGGAGAGTTTCGAGAGACCACGAATCTTCTGACCATGGCACAGACTTCGGTCTATCCGGTGGATGCTCGCGGACTGATGACGCCGCCCATGTTCAATGCTTCCAACCCGACGAGATACGGGCGCAATCCTGCCAGGTTCAATGGTGATGCGCAGAAGTTTCTCCAGAGCCAGGCCGACGAGCACATGACGATGGAGCAGATGGCGAGCGATACGGGAGGGCACGCGTTTTACAACACGAACGCGCTCTCCGCTGCCGTCGCGAAGGCCATCGATGCAGGCTCCAACTACTACACGATCACGTACAGCCCGACGGATAAAAACTGGAACGGCTCCTATCGCAATATCCACGTGGATCTGACCGGAACTGCGGCCATGCAATACGCAAAGCTGGAATATCGTCACGGCTACTACGCAGACGATCCGCAGCAGCCACCGAAGAAGAAGGGCCAGCTGCCGACGAACACCGGTCCAACCCCGGCGCAGCTTGAGGATCATGCAAAGGAAGCGTACACGCGCGCGGCCCTCACCCGAGGCGCCCCAGCGCCGGCCGACATTCTGTTCAAGGTGCGTGTGCTCCCATTGACCGGAAAGAACGAGGACACGCTGGCGCCGGGAAACAAGGCTGATCCGAATGGGAGAATGAAGGCGCCCTACCGCACGTTTGTAGTCGATTACCTTGCGCTACCCGGCGATTTTTCGATGATGCCGCAGGCGGATGGACACCATACCGGAAGCATTGAATTCGCGATCATGGTCTATGACGCTGACGGAAATGTATTGGACATCTCAGACCGAGACATATCGCTGAATTTGGATCCGGACAAGTACAAAAAGTTCGAATCGAATCCCGTCCGGTTTCAGATGCAGGTCAGCGCGCCTGTGAAGCAGGAGAGCTTCATGCGGCTGATCATCCGGGATGATCCAACGAACCACTATGGAGTGGTGGAGATCCCGACGGCTGAGGTAGGCCATTTACCGGCGCTTGAGAACCAGAATGCGCCTGCCAGCCCGGCAAAACCGACGCCGGACGACCAAGGAAAGCAGTAG
- a CDS encoding MFS transporter, which translates to MPASRLDSDSEFTANAPDKSSVRWFVCFLLFLATTINYMDRSVFSLIEPQLHLNFMGWIPGVDAKYQVQYHLNYGHVIEWFQIAYGVGFLFAGRVIDKLGTKTGYALAILIWGCASLSHSLVTSVLGFCIARVFLGLGESGNFPAAIKAVTEWFPSEERALATGLFNSGSNASFFIAPILIAAVTSRWGWHAAFLTTGSMGLCWCVIWIAFPYNRLRRGLTTTQRALAPVVPREHVWSTLLRHRGFYAFAIGKGLTDPIWWFYLFYLPMFLHDNYGMDLNAAKWPLIVIYSVSSVGSIAGGWLSGWRMNHGHTVNSGRKFAMLICALAVVPILLVPHMHVIFRSNPWPAIGLFSLAAAAHQGWSANLFSTPTDMFPSTAISTVVGVGGAAGAAGGALFTMLVSHYFSLHPLIIFVSAAFAYVIALAIFQILVPRLGAPSEPEIPLSVA; encoded by the coding sequence ATGCCAGCCTCGCGCCTCGATTCTGACTCAGAGTTCACGGCCAACGCGCCGGACAAATCCAGCGTGCGGTGGTTTGTCTGCTTCCTCCTGTTCCTGGCGACGACGATCAACTACATGGATCGCTCGGTGTTCTCGCTCATCGAGCCGCAGCTTCACCTGAACTTCATGGGCTGGATACCCGGCGTGGACGCCAAGTATCAGGTCCAGTACCACCTGAACTACGGTCACGTGATCGAGTGGTTTCAGATTGCGTACGGCGTCGGGTTCCTGTTCGCCGGGCGAGTGATCGACAAGCTGGGCACGAAGACCGGCTACGCGCTCGCGATTCTGATCTGGGGTTGCGCCTCGCTGAGTCACTCGCTGGTCACGAGCGTGCTGGGCTTTTGCATCGCGCGTGTGTTCCTCGGCCTGGGTGAGTCCGGCAACTTCCCTGCGGCGATCAAGGCCGTAACGGAGTGGTTTCCGAGCGAAGAGCGCGCACTCGCGACCGGCCTCTTCAATTCTGGGTCGAACGCCAGCTTTTTTATCGCACCGATTCTGATCGCGGCCGTTACCTCGCGCTGGGGATGGCACGCGGCCTTCCTCACCACCGGCTCCATGGGCCTCTGCTGGTGCGTGATCTGGATCGCATTCCCGTACAATCGGCTGCGCCGTGGCCTGACGACCACGCAACGTGCGCTAGCGCCCGTAGTTCCTAGGGAGCATGTGTGGTCTACGTTGCTGCGCCACCGCGGCTTCTACGCGTTTGCAATCGGCAAAGGGCTCACCGATCCCATCTGGTGGTTTTACCTCTTCTATCTGCCGATGTTTCTGCACGACAATTACGGCATGGATCTGAACGCGGCAAAGTGGCCGCTGATCGTGATCTACAGCGTGTCGAGCGTAGGGTCGATCGCGGGCGGTTGGCTCTCGGGATGGCGGATGAACCACGGCCATACCGTGAACTCGGGACGCAAGTTCGCGATGCTGATCTGCGCGCTGGCGGTGGTGCCCATTCTGCTGGTGCCGCACATGCACGTGATCTTCCGGAGCAATCCGTGGCCCGCCATCGGACTGTTCTCACTTGCTGCCGCGGCGCACCAGGGCTGGTCTGCGAATCTTTTCTCGACGCCAACGGACATGTTCCCATCGACGGCGATCAGCACGGTGGTGGGCGTGGGTGGCGCAGCGGGAGCGGCCGGCGGCGCGCTGTTCACGATGCTGGTTTCCCACTACTTCTCGCTGCATCCGCTGATTATCTTCGTCTCGGCTGCGTTTGCATACGTCATCGCGCTGGCCATCTTCCAGATTCTTGTGCCGCGGCTGGGGGCACCGAGCGAGCCGGAGATTCCACTCAGCGTGGCATGA
- a CDS encoding cupin domain-containing protein, with protein MSEMNRRDLCLAAGAFAALGGLLANANAQEVHGEGSGAEIDLSKSRVFRFDQMKVEQHSNGGWGRPVLHGTLPTGEFVEVHETMLPPGQMPHPPHKHRNSEFVLIREGHVEYWGEDGKHEPVGPGDIVFSASNQMHGMKNTGGTNATYFVVSISHGQL; from the coding sequence ATGTCCGAAATGAACCGCAGAGATCTCTGTCTTGCCGCTGGGGCGTTCGCTGCGCTAGGTGGCTTGCTGGCGAACGCCAACGCGCAGGAGGTGCACGGCGAAGGCTCAGGCGCGGAAATCGATCTGTCCAAATCGCGCGTCTTTCGCTTCGACCAGATGAAGGTCGAGCAGCACTCGAACGGCGGTTGGGGACGTCCTGTGCTGCATGGCACGCTTCCCACGGGCGAGTTCGTCGAGGTTCACGAAACGATGCTGCCGCCCGGCCAGATGCCGCACCCGCCACACAAACACCGCAACTCGGAGTTCGTGCTCATCCGCGAGGGCCACGTCGAGTACTGGGGCGAGGACGGCAAGCACGAACCGGTAGGCCCCGGCGACATCGTCTTCTCCGCCTCAAACCAGATGCACGGCATGAAGAACACCGGCGGCACAAACGCGACCTACTTCGTCGTTTCGATCAGCCACGGCCAGCTCTAG
- the mtnA gene encoding S-methyl-5-thioribose-1-phosphate isomerase, giving the protein MIPTLEWTPEGVNFLDQTKLPHEETYVLAKDYKEVARAIKDMIVRGAMAIGVSAAMGVALGIERSQATTIAELDKEVEVICDTLAKTRPTAVNLFWGIAQVRELYNELAARRTAIPEIKRQVVALAKRLYDEDIANLRRLGAFGAELLPEEGTVLTHCNAGALAACGYGSALGVIRAAVEAGKKIDVFADETRPFNQGTRLTAWELLKDNIPTTLICDNMAAYFMGQGRIQAVIVGADRIAANGDTANKIGTYGVAILAKEHGIPFYVAAPFNTIDPETPDGQGIPIEQRDAREVTHTHGRRVTPEGVSIENPAFDVTPARYISAIITERGVLRAPFAESIAAAATSSEYEPQAV; this is encoded by the coding sequence ATGATTCCTACGCTTGAGTGGACGCCTGAAGGCGTCAATTTCCTGGACCAGACGAAGCTTCCGCACGAAGAGACGTACGTCCTTGCCAAGGACTACAAAGAGGTCGCGCGCGCGATCAAAGACATGATTGTGCGCGGCGCTATGGCGATTGGTGTGTCGGCGGCAATGGGTGTGGCGCTCGGGATTGAGCGCTCGCAGGCTACGACGATTGCTGAGCTCGACAAAGAGGTTGAGGTTATCTGCGACACGCTGGCGAAGACACGGCCAACGGCGGTGAACCTGTTTTGGGGGATCGCGCAGGTGCGGGAGCTGTACAACGAGCTCGCAGCCAGGAGGACGGCCATACCGGAGATCAAGCGGCAGGTTGTGGCGCTGGCGAAGCGGCTGTATGACGAGGACATCGCGAATCTGCGGAGGCTGGGTGCGTTTGGGGCGGAGCTGCTGCCCGAGGAAGGGACGGTGCTGACGCACTGCAACGCGGGCGCGCTCGCGGCGTGCGGGTACGGGTCGGCTCTTGGGGTGATTCGTGCAGCGGTCGAGGCGGGCAAGAAGATCGACGTGTTTGCCGATGAGACGCGGCCGTTCAACCAGGGCACGCGGCTTACGGCCTGGGAACTCCTCAAGGACAACATTCCGACGACGCTGATCTGCGACAACATGGCTGCGTACTTCATGGGCCAGGGACGGATTCAGGCGGTGATCGTGGGGGCGGACCGCATCGCGGCGAACGGCGACACTGCGAACAAGATCGGTACGTACGGAGTGGCGATCCTGGCGAAGGAGCACGGGATTCCGTTTTATGTGGCGGCTCCGTTCAACACGATCGACCCGGAGACGCCGGACGGGCAAGGGATTCCGATTGAGCAGCGGGATGCGCGGGAGGTTACACACACGCACGGACGGCGGGTGACGCCCGAGGGGGTTTCGATTGAAAACCCGGCGTTCGACGTGACTCCGGCGAGGTATATCTCGGCGATCATCACGGAACGCGGGGTGCTGCGAGCGCCGTTCGCTGAATCAATTGCCGCAGCAGCAACGTCTTCAGAGTACGAACCCCAGGCAGTGTAG
- a CDS encoding cupin domain-containing protein yields MQHAAPDQKQIEKLTQSRVYHSESLAVRKNPNGSESRDVLRGELATGEYVAVHESTQPAGIPGNPAHRIEHTELICIREGTLEFQHDGIPERASAGDILLVAKGTMHAVRNTGAGPVSYFVVAIGGDVQ; encoded by the coding sequence ATGCAGCACGCTGCGCCCGATCAGAAGCAAATCGAGAAGCTCACGCAATCTCGGGTCTATCACTCTGAGTCGCTGGCTGTCCGCAAGAACCCGAACGGCAGCGAAAGTCGCGATGTGCTTCGCGGCGAGCTTGCGACGGGCGAGTACGTCGCCGTTCACGAGTCTACGCAGCCAGCGGGCATCCCCGGCAATCCAGCGCACCGTATCGAGCACACCGAGCTCATCTGCATTCGCGAAGGCACGCTTGAGTTCCAGCACGACGGCATCCCCGAACGCGCGTCAGCGGGCGATATCCTGCTTGTCGCGAAGGGCACGATGCACGCCGTGCGCAACACCGGCGCAGGGCCTGTCTCGTATTTCGTGGTCGCCATCGGCGGCGATGTACAGTAA
- a CDS encoding permease has product MTRAILNPRVHSLLRASVLVLGSLAIAIPLSHYPRIQRAPLLVLPVLVAFAGTVDTIRCIQRRWSFYHAGVLLCIYMDMMALALMLFFLFYPYFY; this is encoded by the coding sequence GTGACACGAGCAATCCTCAATCCGCGCGTACACTCGCTGCTGAGAGCGAGCGTGCTTGTGCTCGGGAGCCTGGCCATCGCCATTCCGCTCTCGCATTATCCGCGGATTCAGCGAGCACCCTTGCTGGTGCTTCCGGTTCTTGTAGCCTTCGCAGGCACAGTGGACACGATCCGCTGCATTCAGCGGCGCTGGAGCTTCTACCACGCTGGCGTCCTGCTTTGTATTTACATGGACATGATGGCCCTGGCGCTGATGCTCTTCTTTCTCTTCTATCCTTACTTCTACTAA
- a CDS encoding CPBP family intramembrane glutamic endopeptidase, producing MTTSEVGAPKALDIQHDTDPARDHGPAKHIPHIGHALLFFIIAYSSLGTCTFIVLASAHLHTMEQFKAHPGLQVLGEAISYLVTLGIAWILFAKLWDRSFLSGIEWNVLAAKRWWYWIMAGAAMMSGLAQFGDRFVSEPKTSELQQILSTTHGAWLMSAMAVLLAPLAEEIAFRGFLLPALAIAYDWLALERTPAGLQRWQSSTLHSRAALIFAAIFSSVPFALMHEGQLEHAWGALGILYCVSLVLSFVRIRLNSVAASALMHATYNFTVFVVLFFGTDGYRHMDKLLR from the coding sequence TTGACCACATCTGAGGTAGGCGCACCGAAGGCGCTGGATATCCAGCACGATACCGATCCTGCGCGCGATCACGGCCCGGCGAAGCATATTCCGCATATCGGGCATGCACTGTTGTTCTTCATCATTGCTTATTCGAGCCTCGGAACTTGCACGTTCATTGTTCTCGCCTCGGCGCACCTCCATACGATGGAGCAGTTCAAGGCTCATCCGGGATTGCAGGTCCTCGGTGAGGCGATCTCGTATCTGGTGACGCTCGGGATCGCGTGGATTCTCTTCGCGAAGTTGTGGGATCGATCCTTCCTGTCGGGCATCGAGTGGAACGTTCTGGCGGCGAAGAGGTGGTGGTACTGGATCATGGCCGGGGCCGCGATGATGAGCGGGCTGGCCCAGTTTGGAGATCGGTTTGTCTCGGAGCCGAAGACGTCGGAGCTCCAACAGATTTTGAGCACAACACACGGCGCATGGCTGATGAGCGCTATGGCCGTCTTGCTCGCGCCGCTCGCGGAGGAAATCGCCTTTCGCGGGTTTCTTCTGCCGGCACTCGCCATCGCTTACGACTGGCTGGCGCTGGAACGAACGCCTGCGGGGTTGCAGCGCTGGCAAAGCTCGACGCTGCACAGCCGCGCGGCGCTCATCTTTGCCGCGATCTTTTCCAGTGTTCCATTCGCGCTGATGCATGAGGGGCAGTTGGAGCACGCATGGGGAGCGCTCGGGATCTTGTACTGTGTCAGTCTGGTGCTTTCTTTCGTGCGGATCCGGCTGAACTCCGTTGCAGCGTCCGCGCTGATGCATGCGACCTATAACTTCACTGTTTTTGTCGTTCTGTTCTTTGGGACGGACGGCTACAGGCACATGGACAAGCTTCTGCGCTGA
- the metG gene encoding methionine--tRNA ligase — MSADQKKFYLTTPIYYVNARPHIGHAYTTIVADVLARRHRLLGDDTFFLTGTDEHGQKIERSAAAAGVAPKQFADEVAGAFKSLWERMGLTFDKFIRTTDPEHNRGVQKLFNALFDRGFIYLDSYTGSYCVSDEAFVDAPAGTPCPDCGRLLETVTEENFFFKLSAFQEKLIDLIERDELVITPESRKNEVLSFVRGGLKDLSISRSSFTWGISVPPSAASLAKEPHVVYVWLDALANYMTAIGYGSDDPKEVAQFERYWPADLHLVGKEIIRFHCVYWPAFLLAAGLPLPKAITAHGWLLFDNAKMSKSKGNIVRTETILEAFGEDVYGKQFPESTKRERDLFGADVLRYFLLREIPFGQDGSFSFDSLVTRYNADLANGYGNLVSRTLALIAKTSGGVVEDCLEAQSLVFYQAERKETPSRPPSQEILAASECQLLAFRLREIASSVQENLQKRAFADALGLIASGIASVDQLMTSRKPWAATDTELSRQGQRSTLYTAAEAIRIITALLYPVLPATTAKVWAQLGLGDIETAAKNGELNNLEWGGLRPGTKLGALGPIFPRAPKELADIMADIEEKNATAIGSPQPQAEQQPQPEPNPPGGAPGLVPPSESTEHAGSISIDDFARIDLRVAQILVAERIPKADKLLRLEVDLGYEKRQILSGIAQWYTPEELIGRRIVVITNLAPRKMRGLESHGMLLAASENEGSKPVLATLTEDVALGSRLK; from the coding sequence ATGTCCGCAGACCAGAAGAAGTTTTACCTCACAACACCGATTTACTACGTCAACGCGCGCCCGCATATTGGGCACGCGTACACGACCATCGTCGCCGATGTCCTAGCGCGTCGGCATCGGCTGCTCGGCGATGACACGTTCTTCCTGACGGGCACCGACGAGCATGGGCAGAAGATCGAGCGCTCGGCGGCAGCCGCAGGCGTGGCTCCGAAGCAGTTTGCGGACGAGGTTGCGGGGGCATTCAAGAGCCTGTGGGAGCGAATGGGACTGACGTTCGATAAGTTCATTCGAACGACCGATCCGGAGCACAACCGGGGCGTGCAGAAGCTTTTCAATGCGCTTTTCGACCGCGGCTTTATCTATCTCGACTCCTACACCGGGTCGTACTGCGTCAGCGATGAGGCGTTCGTCGACGCACCTGCCGGAACGCCGTGTCCGGATTGCGGGCGGCTGCTCGAGACGGTGACGGAAGAGAACTTCTTCTTCAAGCTGAGCGCGTTTCAGGAAAAGCTGATTGACCTGATCGAGCGCGATGAACTCGTGATCACTCCGGAGAGCCGCAAGAACGAAGTGCTCAGCTTCGTGCGCGGGGGCCTGAAGGACCTTTCGATCTCGCGCTCGAGCTTTACGTGGGGTATATCCGTGCCTCCATCGGCGGCATCGCTCGCCAAAGAGCCGCACGTCGTCTACGTGTGGCTGGATGCGCTTGCGAATTACATGACCGCGATTGGCTACGGTTCCGATGATCCCAAAGAGGTCGCTCAGTTCGAGCGTTATTGGCCCGCAGACCTGCACCTCGTCGGCAAGGAGATCATCCGGTTTCACTGCGTCTACTGGCCGGCGTTTCTACTGGCAGCGGGGCTGCCGCTGCCAAAGGCGATTACAGCGCATGGATGGCTGCTCTTCGATAACGCGAAGATGTCGAAGTCGAAGGGCAATATCGTGCGGACCGAGACGATTCTCGAGGCGTTCGGCGAGGATGTGTACGGCAAGCAGTTTCCGGAGAGCACGAAGCGCGAGCGAGATCTGTTTGGTGCGGATGTTCTGCGGTACTTTCTGCTGCGGGAGATTCCGTTTGGGCAGGATGGCAGCTTCAGCTTCGATTCGCTGGTGACGCGGTACAACGCGGACTTGGCGAATGGATATGGGAACCTGGTCAGCCGCACGCTGGCTTTGATTGCGAAGACCAGTGGTGGCGTCGTCGAGGATTGCCTTGAGGCGCAGTCGCTCGTCTTCTATCAGGCGGAGCGAAAAGAGACGCCAAGCCGTCCCCCATCGCAGGAAATTCTTGCGGCTTCAGAGTGCCAGTTGCTTGCATTCCGATTGCGAGAGATTGCTTCCAGCGTTCAGGAGAACCTGCAGAAACGTGCCTTCGCGGACGCGCTGGGCTTGATCGCCAGCGGCATCGCATCTGTGGATCAGTTGATGACCTCGCGCAAGCCGTGGGCAGCGACAGACACTGAGCTGTCGCGGCAGGGGCAACGATCCACGCTCTACACGGCGGCTGAAGCGATCCGCATCATCACGGCTTTGCTCTACCCTGTCCTCCCAGCGACAACGGCGAAGGTGTGGGCACAGCTTGGGCTTGGCGATATTGAAACTGCCGCGAAGAACGGCGAACTGAACAATCTGGAATGGGGTGGCCTGAGGCCGGGGACGAAGCTCGGCGCGCTCGGGCCCATCTTTCCACGCGCTCCAAAGGAACTGGCAGACATCATGGCAGACATTGAAGAGAAGAACGCAACCGCCATCGGCAGCCCGCAACCCCAGGCAGAGCAGCAGCCGCAGCCCGAGCCCAATCCTCCCGGTGGAGCGCCGGGGCTTGTTCCGCCGAGCGAGAGCACGGAGCACGCGGGCTCTATCAGCATCGACGACTTCGCAAGGATCGATCTCAGAGTCGCGCAGATCCTCGTCGCTGAGCGCATTCCGAAGGCCGACAAGCTGCTTCGCCTCGAGGTCGACCTCGGCTATGAAAAGCGCCAAATCCTCTCGGGCATCGCGCAGTGGTACACACCGGAAGAGTTGATCGGGCGGCGCATCGTGGTGATCACGAATCTGGCGCCGCGCAAGATGCGCGGGCTGGAGTCGCACGGCATGCTGCTTGCCGCCTCGGAGAACGAAGGCAGCAAGCCCGTGCTCGCGACGCTAACTGAAGATGTCGCGCTCGGTTCGCGGCTGAAGTAA
- a CDS encoding YajQ family cyclic di-GMP-binding protein has protein sequence MPADQSFDVVSKVDIQEVKNAIDQASKEVHARFDLKNSKSSIALEGNDTVQLASQDEYTLKAVIDILQQKLVKRNVPLKNLEYEKVEPAAGSTVRQKIKLKQGIASEVAKKIVATIKDSKKKAQASIQGDTVRVSSKDRDTLQEIMAMLRGKDMGVDLQFTNFRSN, from the coding sequence ATGCCAGCCGACCAGAGTTTTGACGTAGTGAGCAAGGTGGACATTCAGGAGGTCAAGAACGCGATTGACCAGGCGAGCAAAGAGGTTCACGCGCGCTTTGACCTCAAGAACTCGAAATCCTCGATCGCGCTTGAGGGGAACGATACCGTGCAACTCGCCAGCCAGGACGAGTACACGTTGAAGGCGGTGATCGATATTCTTCAGCAGAAGCTCGTCAAGCGCAACGTTCCGCTGAAGAACCTGGAGTACGAAAAGGTTGAGCCCGCTGCAGGGTCGACCGTGCGTCAGAAGATCAAGCTGAAGCAGGGCATCGCCTCGGAGGTCGCGAAGAAGATCGTTGCGACGATCAAGGACTCGAAGAAGAAGGCGCAGGCGAGCATTCAGGGCGACACGGTCCGTGTGAGCTCGAAGGATCGTGACACCCTCCAGGAGATCATGGCCATGCTGCGCGGCAAAGACATGGGCGTCGATCTTCAGTTCACGAACTTCCGCTCCAATTAG